In Nitrososphaerota archaeon, the genomic window TTATGATGCAGACTAGGAGCTCCTTGGAGCGTGTTGGGAAGATGAGTGAGCAGCAGATTCCTCTGATGTATAGGTAGGGGTGAAGGAAGGTTGTCTGGGCGTAGGAGTTTATGGGGTTGGATTGAGGATCTGCTGGCTGAAGTTGAGGGCGCTATAGTTAGACCATCGTGGAACTCTGCAGACAGATGTCTTGAACCGCTTGTTGAGATCGAGAACCGTGAAAACGAGATCATAGTAACAGTAGACCTCCCTTGTGTTGATAAAAAAGAGGATATAAGCTTGGAGGTATCAGAAGACACACTTGAAATCAAGGCTACGCTGAAAAAGGCTATAAGATGGGAGAGGTGGGGGATGGTTCAGAAGAACATCGAGTTTACAGCATTCAAGAAAGTAGTTACGCTTCCTGAGAAGGTTAAGCCAGAAGAGGCTTCGGCAGTATTTAAGCGTGGCGTGTTAAGAGTAAGGCTGCCTAAGGCCCGCCGAAAGTTCACCCTAAAGATCACATAAGTCAGAGAACCAGTACCATCTACTAATCATCTTACCATCCCAACCCTGTTTCTCTAAACCCCATCTTTGCAGGGGTTTCGTTAGATGCCTTTGTGCTCTTGGTGGAGGTAGATAAACACCTTCTTTAATGCCTCTAGGCACCTCAACAA contains:
- a CDS encoding Hsp20/alpha crystallin family protein, whose protein sequence is MSGRRSLWGWIEDLLAEVEGAIVRPSWNSADRCLEPLVEIENRENEIIVTVDLPCVDKKEDISLEVSEDTLEIKATLKKAIRWERWGMVQKNIEFTAFKKVVTLPEKVKPEEASAVFKRGVLRVRLPKARRKFTLKIT